One part of the Acidobacteriota bacterium genome encodes these proteins:
- a CDS encoding ABC transporter ATP-binding protein, producing the protein MCVVPSLRSPLAVCAPFYDGARRLCLVTLARWTASWLRPYRGRVGLILILSAGEIGLTALAPWALKLIVDSVLGGEPLPQQLAALLPGLAATGTVTLLVVFAASGLLLQVAAEVVRLTHTQLEVEMGQRVVHDLRTRLLDHLQALPLGHHLKHRTADAVYRLDADTYCINDLATGGLFPIALAGLHLAVMFGILIAIDPTLALLSLGVAPFLYLSLRYHATTLVERAEQVKTQESGLVERAYETLRSIAAVKAFARERHELRRYADAGRETMRARVRLTWQESLFSLAVTAITLAGTAVILVVGGLHVLDGTLTVGTLLVVIAYLAAVYDPVSAIAHTVGTLQEAVVSARRVRDLFALRPEVPEAPGAVDASAVSGAIRFEGVGFSYDGDRQVLDDVTFAAHPGDLVAIVGPTGAGKTTLVHLIPRLFDPTAGRVLIDERNVADYRLRSLRERIALAPQDPVLFAGTIGDNIRYGRLGASDADVEAAAHAAQIHDFISSLPSGYRTPVDEAGATLSGGERQRLGIARALVKQAPILILDEPASSLDAIAEAALFNAIRKGRKGRTTLVIAHRLATVRDATRILVLDGGRVAAAGTHDHLVATSPLYRRMWERFSSPGGLRSGLATGAPAR; encoded by the coding sequence TTGTGCGTCGTTCCATCGTTGCGGTCTCCCCTCGCGGTTTGCGCACCATTCTATGACGGGGCGCGTAGACTGTGCCTCGTGACGCTGGCTCGATGGACCGCGTCCTGGTTGCGGCCGTACCGTGGACGGGTCGGGCTGATCCTGATCCTGTCGGCCGGGGAGATCGGTCTGACGGCGCTGGCGCCGTGGGCCCTCAAGTTGATTGTCGACTCGGTGCTCGGCGGGGAGCCGCTGCCGCAGCAACTCGCCGCCCTCCTGCCGGGCCTGGCGGCTACCGGGACCGTTACCCTGCTCGTAGTCTTCGCCGCATCCGGCCTGCTGCTGCAGGTGGCGGCCGAGGTGGTCCGCCTGACCCATACGCAACTGGAAGTGGAGATGGGCCAGCGCGTCGTGCACGACCTGAGAACGCGGCTCCTCGACCACCTTCAGGCGCTGCCGCTCGGCCATCATCTGAAGCACCGGACGGCGGACGCCGTCTACCGGCTCGACGCCGATACGTACTGCATCAACGACCTGGCGACGGGCGGCCTCTTTCCGATTGCGCTGGCCGGGCTGCATCTGGCGGTCATGTTCGGCATCCTGATCGCGATCGACCCGACCCTTGCGCTGCTGTCGCTCGGCGTCGCGCCGTTCCTCTACCTGTCGCTCCGTTACCACGCGACGACACTCGTCGAACGGGCCGAGCAGGTCAAGACGCAGGAATCCGGCCTCGTGGAACGGGCCTACGAGACGCTCCGCTCCATCGCCGCCGTTAAGGCCTTCGCCCGCGAGCGGCACGAGCTGCGCCGCTACGCCGACGCCGGCCGGGAGACCATGCGGGCCCGCGTGCGCCTCACCTGGCAGGAATCGCTCTTCTCGCTGGCGGTGACCGCGATCACGCTGGCGGGAACGGCGGTCATTCTGGTGGTGGGTGGACTGCACGTGCTCGACGGCACCCTGACGGTCGGGACGCTGCTGGTGGTCATCGCCTACCTGGCCGCGGTGTACGACCCGGTCAGCGCCATAGCCCACACCGTCGGCACGCTGCAGGAGGCAGTCGTGAGCGCACGGCGCGTGCGCGACCTGTTCGCCCTGCGCCCGGAAGTGCCGGAGGCACCCGGCGCCGTCGACGCGTCGGCGGTTTCCGGGGCCATCCGCTTCGAGGGCGTCGGTTTCTCGTACGACGGCGACCGGCAGGTCCTCGACGACGTGACCTTCGCGGCCCACCCCGGCGATCTCGTCGCGATAGTCGGGCCGACCGGCGCCGGCAAGACGACGCTCGTGCATCTGATTCCCCGGCTGTTCGACCCGACGGCGGGCCGCGTTCTCATCGACGAACGGAACGTGGCGGACTACCGGCTGCGGTCGCTGCGCGAACGGATCGCGCTCGCGCCGCAGGATCCGGTGCTGTTCGCCGGCACCATCGGCGACAACATCCGGTACGGCCGCCTGGGCGCTTCCGATGCCGACGTGGAGGCGGCAGCGCACGCCGCCCAGATCCACGACTTCATCTCCAGCCTCCCGTCGGGTTATCGGACACCGGTCGACGAGGCCGGAGCCACGCTCTCCGGCGGCGAGCGGCAACGCCTCGGGATCGCACGCGCGCTGGTAAAGCAGGCCCCGATCCTGATCCTGGACGAGCCAGCCTCCTCACTCGACGCCATCGCGGAAGCAGCCCTCTTCAACGCAATCCGTAAGGGCCGGAAGGGCCGCACGACGCTGGTGATCGCCCACCGGCTCGCCACCGTGCGCGACGCGACACGCATCCTGGTTCTCGACGGCGGCCGGGTCGCGGCGGCCGGAACCCACGACCACCTAGTCGCAACCAGCCCGCTCTACCGGCGGATGTGGGAGCGATTCTCGTCACCCGGGGGCCTGCGCAGCGGTCTCGCGACGGGCGCACCTGCACGATGA
- a CDS encoding PQQ-like beta-propeller repeat protein, whose amino-acid sequence MVRKPRGETATMERRTIWMACLLLAFSATAAMAQEHWPQFRGGVAGVVPDDPALPERWGVDENVAWRIDIPGRAWSSPIVWGEHVFVLTASRAGGNDEAPMPTEHYRARSLGGTMTGGFLNQETESLRWVLYDIDFETGEIRWERALHEAVPSLPTHQKSTFASETPVTDGERVYVYLGDIGLFALDFDGNEAWTVPFEWVPRRSWGAAGSPVLHAGRLYMVNDSEAQSWVAAYDARTGDLIWRTDREEATNWSTPFVWENDVRTELVTTGTGGVRSYAVEDGELLWELHGMSSLVIPTPFESHDLLFINSGYIADQTRPVYAIRAGASGDITLGEGSASNDYVVWSNQQLGSYNPSSLVYGDTHYTLLDRGVMMAYDARNGQPVYPRRRVTAGTLFTASPWAYNGKIFALSEDGDTFVIQAGPEFEILGKNSLEEWTMATPAIARGSLIIRTASKLYRIASQAN is encoded by the coding sequence ATGGTGCGCAAACCGCGAGGGGAGACCGCAACGATGGAACGACGCACAATCTGGATGGCTTGCCTGCTGCTGGCGTTCAGCGCAACCGCGGCAATGGCCCAGGAACACTGGCCGCAGTTTCGCGGCGGGGTGGCGGGTGTCGTGCCCGACGACCCGGCGCTGCCGGAGCGGTGGGGAGTTGACGAGAACGTCGCGTGGCGGATTGACATCCCCGGACGCGCCTGGAGCTCTCCGATTGTCTGGGGCGAGCACGTCTTCGTTCTGACGGCATCCCGCGCGGGCGGCAACGACGAAGCGCCGATGCCGACCGAGCACTACCGGGCGCGGTCCCTGGGCGGGACGATGACCGGTGGCTTCCTGAACCAGGAGACGGAGTCGCTTCGGTGGGTCCTCTACGACATCGACTTCGAGACGGGCGAGATCCGCTGGGAGCGCGCGCTGCACGAGGCGGTACCGTCGCTTCCGACGCATCAGAAGAGTACGTTCGCTTCCGAGACACCGGTCACCGACGGCGAGCGGGTGTACGTCTACCTCGGCGACATCGGACTGTTCGCGCTCGACTTCGACGGGAACGAGGCGTGGACGGTTCCGTTCGAATGGGTGCCGCGCCGCTCCTGGGGTGCGGCCGGCTCGCCCGTGCTGCATGCCGGGCGCCTCTACATGGTGAACGACAGCGAGGCGCAGTCCTGGGTCGCGGCGTACGACGCGCGAACGGGGGACCTGATCTGGCGGACCGATCGCGAGGAGGCGACCAATTGGTCGACGCCGTTCGTCTGGGAGAACGACGTCCGAACGGAGCTCGTCACGACCGGCACGGGCGGGGTCCGTTCCTACGCCGTCGAGGACGGCGAGTTGCTCTGGGAACTGCACGGTATGTCCTCGCTCGTCATCCCGACCCCGTTCGAGAGTCACGATCTCCTGTTCATAAACTCCGGCTACATCGCCGATCAGACCCGGCCGGTATACGCCATCCGGGCCGGCGCGAGCGGTGACATCACCCTCGGTGAAGGGAGCGCGAGCAACGACTACGTCGTCTGGTCGAACCAGCAGCTCGGCTCCTACAACCCCTCGTCGCTGGTCTATGGCGACACCCACTACACGCTGCTCGACCGCGGGGTCATGATGGCCTACGACGCGCGCAACGGACAGCCGGTCTACCCGCGGCGCCGAGTCACCGCCGGCACGCTCTTCACGGCGTCTCCCTGGGCCTACAACGGCAAGATCTTCGCCCTGAGCGAGGATGGCGACACGTTCGTCATTCAGGCGGGTCCCGAATTCGAGATTCTGGGCAAGAACTCGCTCGAGGAGTGGACAATGGCGACGCCCGCCATCGCCCGCGGGAGTCTCATTATCCGCACCGCCTCGAAGCTCTACCGCATCGCTTCGCAGGCGAACTGA
- a CDS encoding D-aminoacylase, producing the protein MQARRFLILLGLVLLAAPLAGQGQERFDLLIRGGRVVDGSGNPWVRADVAIRGDQIARIGHLPEATADRIVDAEGLVVAPGFIDPHTHAVRGIFDVPTADNYLLQGVTTLTEGNDGSSPWPIGDHLERIAELGISPNWGIFAGQGTIRREVIGAEDRDPTRDELDRMRALVAQAMRQGAFGLSTGLFYVPGSFTSTEEVIELSKIAASHGGIYISHMRDEALRLLDSVRETIRIGEEAGIPVQMTHHKAISRDMWGRSADSLALVDAARARGVDITIDQYPYTASQTGITAIVPQWAQAGGTEELIERLRDPETRRRIREEIVYRIEHDRGGGDPANIVIGLCEWDRSLEGKSLADILDERGIEVTTANAADLAMEIIESGGARAIYHAMDERDVERIMQHPATAIGSDGGISVFGASVPHPREYGTFARVLGRYVRERGVLTIEEAIRKMSGATAHRLGLQDRGLLREGFFADIAVFDPDRVIDRATFPEPHQYSEGFVYVLVNGVLVVEGGKHTGARPGRVLYGPGRR; encoded by the coding sequence ATGCAAGCGCGACGGTTCCTGATTCTCCTCGGCTTGGTCCTGCTGGCCGCGCCGCTTGCGGGCCAGGGGCAGGAACGCTTCGATCTACTCATCCGCGGCGGCCGGGTCGTCGACGGTTCCGGCAATCCCTGGGTGCGCGCCGACGTGGCGATCCGCGGCGACCAGATCGCGCGCATCGGTCACCTGCCGGAAGCCACCGCGGATCGCATCGTCGACGCCGAGGGGCTGGTGGTGGCGCCCGGTTTCATCGATCCGCACACCCATGCGGTGCGCGGCATCTTCGACGTGCCGACGGCCGACAACTACCTGCTCCAGGGCGTCACGACCCTGACCGAAGGCAACGACGGTAGCTCGCCGTGGCCGATCGGCGACCACCTGGAGCGAATCGCCGAGCTCGGCATCAGTCCGAACTGGGGAATCTTCGCCGGCCAGGGAACGATCCGGCGCGAGGTCATCGGCGCCGAGGACCGCGACCCGACGCGAGACGAGCTGGATCGGATGCGGGCGCTCGTCGCCCAGGCGATGCGGCAGGGAGCCTTCGGCCTGTCCACCGGATTGTTCTACGTCCCCGGCAGCTTCACATCGACCGAAGAGGTCATCGAACTATCGAAGATCGCGGCTTCCCACGGCGGAATCTACATCTCGCACATGCGCGACGAAGCACTGCGGTTGCTCGACTCGGTGCGGGAGACGATCCGTATCGGCGAGGAAGCGGGCATCCCGGTGCAGATGACCCATCACAAGGCGATCAGCCGCGACATGTGGGGCCGGAGCGCGGACAGTCTCGCGCTGGTGGACGCGGCGCGGGCACGGGGGGTCGACATCACCATCGATCAGTACCCCTACACCGCCTCCCAGACCGGAATCACCGCCATCGTGCCGCAGTGGGCCCAGGCGGGCGGAACCGAAGAGCTGATCGAACGGTTGCGGGATCCGGAAACGCGGCGTCGCATACGCGAGGAGATCGTCTATCGCATCGAGCACGATCGGGGCGGCGGCGATCCCGCGAACATCGTCATCGGCCTGTGCGAGTGGGACCGATCACTCGAAGGCAAGAGTCTCGCGGACATCCTGGACGAGCGCGGCATCGAGGTCACGACCGCGAACGCCGCCGACCTGGCCATGGAGATCATCGAGAGCGGCGGCGCCCGGGCCATCTACCACGCGATGGACGAACGGGATGTCGAGCGGATCATGCAACATCCGGCCACCGCCATCGGCTCCGACGGCGGCATCTCGGTTTTCGGGGCCAGCGTGCCCCACCCGCGTGAGTACGGCACGTTCGCCCGGGTTCTCGGCCGCTACGTGCGGGAACGGGGCGTCCTGACGATCGAGGAGGCGATCCGCAAGATGAGCGGCGCCACCGCCCATCGCCTGGGCCTGCAGGACCGGGGACTCCTGCGGGAGGGCTTCTTTGCCGACATCGCGGTCTTCGACCCCGACCGCGTCATCGACCGGGCGACATTTCCCGAACCGCACCAGTACAGCGAAGGCTTCGTGTACGTCCTGGTCAACGGCGTGCTCGTCGTCGAGGGCGGCAAGCATACGGGCGCGCGCCCGGGACGCGTGCTCTACGGCCCAGGGCGGCGCTAG